From the Thermus brockianus genome, the window TTTCCCCCGGGAGGTCCTCCCTTCCCTCCTCCACCTCACCCCCGCTTGGCTTGAGGCACGGGGGCTTAAGGGGGTTATCCTAGACCTGGACAACACCCTCTTGCCCTACGGGGAAGAGGTGCTCCCCAGCGAGTACGCCGCTTGGCTTTCCGCTCTGAAGGAAGCGGTGCCCATCTACCTCCTCTCCAACGCCCTGCCCGAGCGCTTCGCCCGGGTGCAAAGGCGGCTTGGCCTTCCCGGCCACGCCCCCGCCCTGAAACCCTGGCTGGGCTTTCACAAGGCCCTTAGGGCCCTAGGCCTTCCCGCCCGGGAGGTGGCGGTGGTGGGGGACCAGGTCTTCACCGACATCCTGGGGGGGAACCTGGTGGGGGCCTACACCGTCCTGGTGCCCCCCTTGCGGGAAAAGGAATTCTTTTACACGCGTTTCATACGGATGCTGGAGACTCCATTTAGGAAACCTTGGGGAGGGAGTCCATGAGCGTGCTGACCATTGGCGACAAGCGGCTTGGGGCCATCCTTTTGGACGCCGGGCTCCTCACGGACGAGGAACTCCAGCTGGCCCTGGAGAAGCACCGGGAGGTGGGGGGAAGCCTGGCGGAGGTCATCGTGGAATCGGGCCTCCTCTCGGAAAGGCGCATCGCCCAGGCCATTGAGGACCACTTCGGCATCCCCCTGGTGGAACTCCACCAGCTGGAAATCCCCCCGAAGGTGAAGGCCCTATTACCGGCGGAGAAGGCCAAGGAGCTGGGCGCCATCCCCTTTGCCCTGGACGAGGAGGCGGGGGTGGTGCGGGTGGCCTTCGTGAACCCCTTGGACACCTTGGCCCTCGAGGAGGTGGAAGACCTCACGGGCCTGGTGGTGGAGCCCTACCAAACCACCAAGAGCGCCTTCCAGTACGCCCTGGCCAAGAACTACCCTGAGCTCGGCCTACCCCTTCCGCCCCCACCCACGGGGCCAAGCCAAGGGGAACTCCGCCTAGGGGAGTTCCTTCTGGAAAAGGGCCTCATTGACCGGGAAACCTTGGAAGAGGCCTTGGTGGAACAGGAGCGGACGGGGGACCTCTTAGGCCAGATCCTGGTGCGAAAGGGGCTTTCCGAGGAGGTCCTCTATCGGACCCTGGCCGAGCAAAAGGGGCTAGAATTCCTGCCCTCCACCGAGGGGCTAACCCCCGACCCCGCCGCCACCGCCCTCCTCCTGCGCTCGGATGCCCTGCGCTATAGCGCCGTTCCCGTGGCCATCCGCGAGGGCAAAGTGGAGGTGGTCCTGGCCGACCCCCGGCACAAGCAGGCGGTGGAGGAGCTTCTGGGCCGCCCGGCCCGTTTCTACCTCACCCTGTCCAAGGCCTGGGAAGCCCTCTTCCACCAGGCCTACCCAGAGAAGGGCCGTATAGGAGAGGTCTTGGTTCAGGAAGGCCGCCTGAGCCGGGAACACCTGCGGGAAGCCTTGGAGGTGCAAAAGCGCCTCCCCAAAGCGAAGCCCTTGGGGGAGATCCTGGTGGAGCTTGGCCTGGCCCGCCCCGAGGACGTGGAGGAGGCCCTCAAGAAGCAACGCCAAGGGGGAGGCCGCCTGGAAGACACCTTGGTCCAGTCGGGCAAGCTCAAGCCCGAGGCCCTGGCCCAGGCGGTGGCCCACCAGCTGGGCTACCCCTATATTGACCCCCAGGAAAATCCTCCAGACCCCGGCGCCGCCCTCCTCCTCCCCGAGGACCTAGCCCGGCGCTACGGCGTCTTCCCCCACCACCTGGAGGGGAAAACCTTGGTCCTTCTCATGAAGGACCCCCGGAACATCCTGGCCCTGGACGACGTGCGCCTGGCCTTGAAGCGGAAGGGCCTGGGGTACGAGGTGACCCCCGCCGTGGCCACCGAGGCGGCCATCGTCAAGCTCATTGAGCGCTTCTACGGCAAGGAGGAGCTGGGCGAGCTGGCCAAGGAGCTCTCCAAGGGGTACCAGGCGGAGGAAGAAGCCCTCACCACGGAGCTGGACGAAAGCGCCGCCCAGCGCTTCGTCAAGCAGGTGATCCGGGAGGCCTACCTTCAGGACGCCTCCGACATTCACATAGAACCCCGCCAGTCGGACGTCCTGGTGCGCCTACGCATTGACGGTACCCTGCGCCAATACACCACCTTGTCTAAAGGGGCCTTGGGCCCGGTGATCAGCGTCATCAAGATCATGGGCGGGCTCAACATCGCGGAAAAGCGCCTCCCCCAGGACGGCCGCGTCCGCTACCGGGAAGGGGCCATTGACGCGGACCTCAGGCTTTCCACCCTCCCCACGGTCTACGGGGAAAAGGCGGTGATGCGCCTTTTGAAGAAGGCGGCGGACATCCCCGAGATAGAGGGGCTGGGCTTCGCCCCCGGGGTCTTTGAGCGCTTCCAGGAAGTGATCTCCAAGCCCTACGGCATCTTCCTCATCACCGGCCCCACGGGAAGCGGCAAGAGCTTCACCACCTTCTCCATCCTGAAGCGCATCGCCACCCCCGACAAGAACACCCAGACCATTGAAGACCCCGTGGAGTACGAGATCCCCGGCATCAACCAGACCCAGGTGAACCCCCAAGCCGGGCTCACCTTCGCCCGGGCCTTGCGCGCCTTCCTGCGCCAGGACCCGGACATCATCATGGTGGGGGAGATCCGCGACCCGGAGACCGCCAAGATCGCCACGGAGGCGGCCCTCACCGGCCACCTGGTCATCGCTACCCTGCACACCAACGACGCCGCCCAGGCCATCACCCGCTTGGACGAAATGGGGGTGGAGCTTTTCAACATCTCCGCCGCCCTCATCGGCGTCCTTTCCCAGCGCTTGGTGCGCAGGATCTGCGAGCACTGCAAGGTGGAGGTGAAGCCCGACCCCGAGGTCCTCCGCCGGCTCGGTATCCCCGAGGAGGAGATGCAAGGAGCAAAGCTCTACAAGGGCACGGGGTGCGAGCGCTGCGGGGGCACGGGGTACAAGGGCCGCTACGCCATCCACGAGCTGTTGGTGGTGGACGACGAGATCCGGCACGCCATCGTGGCGGGCAAGTCGGCCACGGAAATCAAGGAGATCGCCCGCAAGAAGGGCATGAAGACCTTGCGGGAAGACGGCGTCTACAAGGCCCTCCAGGGGATTACCACCCTCGAGGAGGTCCTGGCGCGTACCATTGAGTGAAGGAGGCAGTCATGCCCAAGAATCCGGATATCGTGGACCTTCTGACCCTGGCCGTGGAACGGGGGGCGAGCGACCTGGTCATCACCGTAGGGCTTCCCCCCATGATCAAGGTGGACGGGGAGTTCCACCCCACGGAGTACGAGCCCCTAAGCCCCCAGGACACCCGGCGCCTCATGTACGCCCTGATGGACGAGAAGCAACAGCGCATCTTTGAGGAGGAGAAGGAGCTGGACTTCTCCTTTAGCCTCCCCGGCAAAGGGCGCTACCGGGTGAACGTCTTCCTCCAGCGGGGAAGCGTGGGCGGGGTCCTCCGGGTGGTGCCCGCCGTCATCAAGAGCTTTGAGGAGCTGGGCCTGCCCAAGAACATCGCCGAGATCGCCATGGCCCCAAGGGGCCTGGTCCTCGTGACGGGCCCCACGGGAAGCGGTAAGAGCACCACCTTGGCCTCCATGATCGACTACATCAACGAGCGCAAGCCGGTGCACATCGTCACCATTGAGGACCCCATAGAGTTTTTCCACCGCCACAAGAAGGCCATCATCAACCAGCGGGAGATCGGCGCCGACACCCACGGCTTCCACAAGGCCCTACGGAGCGTCCTGCGCCAGGCCCCGGACGTGATCCTGGTGGGGGAGATGCGGGACTACGAAACCATCGCCGCCGCCATCACCGCCGCCGAAACCGGCCACCTGGTCATGGGCACCCTGCATACCAACTCCGCCCCGGAAACCATTGACCGCATCATCGACGTCTTCCCGGAAAACCAGCAGGAGCAGGTGCGGGTGCAGCTTTCCAACAACCTGGTGGCCGTGCTCACCCAGCAACTCCTCCCCAAGGCCTTTGGCGGGGGGCGGGTCCTGGCCTACGAGCTCATGATCGCCACCCCAGCGGTGCGGGCCCTCATCCGCGAGGGCAAGAGCCACCAACTGAGGAGCGTGATCCAAACGGGGGGCCAGTACGGCATGATCACCATGGACGCCTGCCTGGCCGACCTCTACAAGCGCAAGCTCATCACCTACGAGCTAGGCCTCGCCCGGGCCGTGGACCCCAAGGAGTTCATGCGCCTCGCTGGGGTGCAGGAAGGGGCGAAGCGCTAACGGGTAAACTTTAGGGCATGTACGAAGCCGTCATCGGCCTCGAGGTCCACCTCCACCTGAAAACCCGGACCAAGGCCTTTTGCGGCTGCCAAGCCGACTACTTTGGGGCCGAGCCCAACACCCACGTCTGCCCCATCTGCCTAGGCCTTCCCGGGACCCTGCCCGTCCCCAACCGGAAAGCGGTGGAGTTCGGCCTGCGCCTCGCCCTGGCCCTGGGAAGCCGGGTGCCGGAGAAGCTCCTCTTCCACCGCAAGAACTACTTCTACCCCGACCTGCCCAAGAACTACCAGATCAGCCAGTACAACCTGCCCTTGGGGGAAGGGGGGGCCTTGCCTTTGGGAGGGCGAAAGGTGCGCATCAAACGCCTCCACCTGGAGGAGGACGCCGGGAAAAGCCTCCACCTGGAGGGCCGCACCCTCCTAGACCTGAACCGGGCGGGAAGCCCCCTCCTTGAGCTCGTCACCGAGCCCGACCTCACCACCCCCGAGGAGGCCCGGCTCTTCCTCCAGCGCATCCAGGCCCTGGTCCAGACCCTGGGCATCTCCGAGGCGAGCCCCGAGGAGGGAAAGCTACGGGCCGACGTGAACGTCTCCGTGCGCCGGGCAGGGGAGCCCTTGGGCACCAAGGTGGAGATCAAAAACCTGAACTCCTTTAAAAGCGTCCAGCGGGCCCTGGAGTACGAGATCCGCCGGCAAACGGAAATCCTTAGGCGGGGGGAAAAGGTCAAGCAGGCCACCCTGGGCTTTGAGGAGGGTAGCGGCAAGACCTACCCCATGCGCACCAAGGAGGAGGAGGCGGACTACCGCTACTTCCCCGAGCCCGACATCCCTCCCATCCCCATCCCTCGCCCTTGGGTAGAGGAGATCCGGGCCAACCTTCCCGAGCTCCCTTGGGAAAAGGAAGCCCGCTACCGCTCCCTGGGCATCAAGGAAAAGGACGCCGAGGTCCTGGCCTACACCCCCTCCCTCGCCCGCTTCCTGGACCGGGCCCTGGCCCTAGGGGAAGCCTCCCCCCAGGCCCTTGCCAACTGGCTTTTGGCCGACGTGGCGGGCCTCCTTAACGAACAGGGCCTCACCCTGGAGGAAACCCGCCTCACCCCCGAAGGCCTTTCCCGCCTGGTGGCCCTTTTCGAACGGGGAGAGATCACGAGCCGGGTGGCCAAGGCGCTCCTTCCCGAGGTCCTGGAAGGCCAAGACCCCGAGGCCCTGGTGCGGGAACGGGGGCTAAGGGTGGTGGCGGACGAGGCCGCCCTAAAGGGGGTGGTGGCCGAGGTGATCGCCGCCATGCCCGAGGCGGCGGAAAGTGTGCGCCAAGGCAAGCTCAAGGCCTTGGACGCCCTGGTGGGCCAGGTGATGCGGAGGACCAAGGGCCAGGCCCGGCCCGACCTGGTGCGCCGCCTCCTCCAGGAGGCCCTTGGGGTAGGATAGGGCCGATGCGCTACGAGGAGGCCGGGGTCCACATAGAGGCCAAGGCCGAGGCCCTCAGGCGGGCCAAGGCCGCCATCGCCGCCACCTACACGGAGGAAGTCCTTAGAGGCCTAGGGGCCTTTGGCGGGCTCTTTGACGCCAGGGCCCTAAAGGGGATGGAGCACCCCGTCCTGGTGGCCACCACAGACGGGGTGGGCACCAAGACCCTCCTCGCCCTCGAGGCCGGGGACGTTTCGGGACTCGGCTTTGACCTAGTCAACCACTCGGTGAACGACCTCCTCTGCCAGGGGGCTAGGCCCCTCTTCTTCCTGGACTACCTGGCGGCAAGCCGCCTGGAAGAGCCCATCCTCGCCGCCCTCCTCACCTCCTTGGCCGAGGCCTGCCGGACCCTTTCCATCCCCCTTTTGGGCGGGGAGACGGCGGAGATGCCCGGGGTCTACCGGGAAGGGGCCTGGGACGTGGCGGGCACCCTGGTGGGGGTGGTGGAGCGCTCGGAGATCCTGGGCCCCGAGCGGGTGCGGGAAGGGGACGTCCTCCTCGCCCTCCCCTCCTCCGGCCCCCACACCAACGGCTACTCCCTCATCCGCAAGGTGGTGGCCGGGCAGGACCTCCTCGTCCCCGTGCCGGAGCTGGGGGAAAGCCTCAAGGAGGCCCTCCTCCGCCCCCACCGGGCCTACCTAAAGGAGTTCTTGCGCCTCAAGGAAGGAGGGGTGGAGATCCACGCCATCGCCCACATCACGGGCGGCGGGCTTCCGGAAAACCTCCCCCGGGCCCTTCCCGAAGGCCTGGGCGCCGAAATCCAAAGGGGCAGTTGGCCCATTCCCCCCATCTTTCCCTACCTGCAACGCTTAGGGCAAATCCCCGAGGAGGAGATGTACCGGGTCTTCAACATGGGCCTCGGGCTCATCCTCATCCTCCCCGAAGGCGAAGCGGAAAAGGCCTTGGCCCTGGTGGAGGGCTACCGGGTGGGCCGGGTGGTCCCTGGGAACGGAGTGCGCCTCCTATGAAGGAGCTTTGGCTCATCCGCCACGGCGAAACGGAATGGAACGTAAAGAAGCGCTTCCAAGGCCATTTGGACGTCCCCCTCTCCCCCGTGGGCATCGGCCAGGCCTTCCGCCTGGCCCAGCGCCTGGCCCGAAGCCGCCTCGCCTTTGACAGCCTCTTCTCCTCCGATCTGCGCCGGGCCAAGGAAACCGCCGAGCCCTTGGCGTCGGTCCTGGGCCTTCCCCTAAGGACCACCCCCCTCCTTCGGGAGATTGACGTGGGGGAGCTCGCCGGCCTGGGCCGGGAGGAGGCCGAGGCCCGTTTCCCCGAGTTCGTGCGAAAGGCCCAGGAAGACCCCTGGCACACCCCCCGCCCTGGAGGAGAGAGCATGGCGGACCTCGCCCAGCGCCTCCTCACCTTCTGGGAAAGCCTTCCCCCAGGCCGCCACCTCTTGGTGACGCATGGGGGCGTGATCCGGGCGGCCCTCAAACTGGCCTTGGACCTGGAAGGCCACGCCTGGCGCCGGGTGCACATCCCCAACACCTCCATCACCCGCATCCAGTTACCCAACCGGGAAGTGCTCGGCGTATCCGACGTGGCCCACCTGGAAACCTGGGCCGACTGGCTTTCCGACGAGAGCGTGCAATAAAAAAACCCGGGCCATAGGCCCGGGCAAAGGTTGGAGCGGGAGACGGGACTTGAACCCGCGACCCCGACCTTGGCAAGGTCGTGCTCTACCGACTGAGCTACTCCCGCAAAGGGAAAATCCCCCGCACCGACCTACTCTCCCAGGACCCTGCGGTCCCAGTACCATCGGCGCTGGCGCGTTTCACTTCCGTGTTCGGAATGGGAACGGGTGGTTCCACGCCGCTATGGGCACGGGGGATTCTCGTGTTTTGCTTTTCAAAATCCCTGCGCCCGCCTTGGCGACGGGGGAGGAAAGCTGGGGTGGACTCATCAGGGCAAAGAGGGTCAAGACCTCGGACGATTGGGACCGGTCAGCTCAACGCCTCACGGCGCTTACACCTCCGGCCCATCCACCGGGTAGTCTTCCCGGGTCCTTACCGGCTTCACACCGTGGGAGGCCTCATCTTGGGGCGGGTTTCCCGCTTAGATGCTTTCAGCGGTTATCCCTCCCGCACATGGCTACCCAGCTTATGCCCCTGGAGGGACAGCTGGAAAACCAGAGGTGCGTCCCTTCCGGTCCTCTCGTACTAGGAAGAGCCCCCCTCAAGCCTCCTGCGCCCGTGGCGGATAGAGACCGAACTGTCTCACGACGTTCTGAACCCAGCTCGCGTGCCGCTTTAATGGGCGAACAGCCCAACCCTTGGGACCTTCTTCAGCCCCAGGATGCGACGAGCCGACATCGAGGTGCCAAACCTCCCCGCCGCTGTGGACGCTCGGGGGAGATCAGCCTGTTATCCCCGGGGTAACTTTTATCCGTTGATCGATGGCCCTTCCACACGGGACCACCGGTTCACTAGGCCCGGCTTTCGCCCCTGCTCGGCTTGCAGGCCTCACAGTCAGGCTCCCTTCTACCCTTGCGCTCTCCGGCGGATTTCCGTCCCGCCTGAGGGAACCTTTGGGCGCCTCCGTTACCCTTTAGGAGGCGACCGCCCCAGTCAAACTGCCCGCCAAGCGCTGTCCCCACTCCCGTGGGTTAGGCCCCCAGCCGCACCAGGGTGGTATTTCACCGGCGCCTCCACCGCCCCCGAAAGGGCGGCTTCACAGGCTCCCACCTATCCTACGCAGGCGCGACCAAGAGCCAACACCAGGCTGCAGTAAAGCTCCACGGGGTCTTTTCGTCCTGCCACGGGTAGGCCGCATCTTCACGGCCAGTTCAATTTCACCGGGTCCCTCGCCGAGACAGCGCTCCGGTCGTTACGCTTTTCGTGCAGGTCGGAACTTACCCGACAAGGAATTTCGCTACCTTAGGACCGTTATAGTTACGGCCGCCGTTCACCGGGGCTTCGGTTCAGGGCTTGCACCCCTCCCCTTGACCTTCCGGCACCGGGCAAGCGTCGCTCCCTATACCTCCTCTTACGAGTTCGCAGAGAGCTGTGTTTTTGGTAAACAGTCGCCAGAGCCTATTCACTGCGGCTCCCCTCGCGGGGAGCACCCCTTCTCCCGAAGTTACGGGGCTAACTTGCAGAGTTCCTTGGCGAGGGTTCTCCCGCGCGCCTTAGTGCTCTCGCACCCGCCCACCTGTGTCGGTTTGCGGTACGGGTTCCCGTGGGTTGTGCTTAGAGGCTTTTCTCGGCTCCCTGGCTTCGGAGGGTTGTCACCCTCACGGGCTTCCCCACCACGCAGAGCTCTTGGGAGGCGGATTTGCCTACCTCCCACCCTGCGCTTCTGGCCGGGCTCGTCCATGGCTCCGGTCCCCCTAGCCTAGAGCGTCCCCCCATCGCACCCACGGGAAGGGCCGGAATATTAACCGGCTGCCCTTCGGCTACGCCTCTCGGCCTCACCTTAGGTCCCGCCTAACCCTACGCTGACGACCATTGCGTAGGAACCCTTGGGCTTACGGCGACAGGGATTCTCACCCTGTTTATCGTTACTCATGCCGGCATTCGCACTTCCCTTACCTCCAGCCGCCCTCGCGGGTCGGCCTTCATCGGCATCGGGAACGCTCCCCTACCGCCTAGGGCATACACCCTAGACCCGCAGCTTCGGCGCTGGGCTTAAGCCCCGATCATTTTCGGCGCAGCGTCACTCGACCAGTGAGCTATTACGCACTCTTTAAAGGATGGCTGCTTCTAAGCCAACCTCCTGGCTGTCTTCGCGACGCCACATCCTTTCCCACTTAGCCCAGACTTCGGGACCTTAGCTGGCGGTCTCGGTTGTTCCCGCGCTTGGACACGGACGTTATCGCTCGTGCCCTCACTCCCAGGCTCCACCTGGGACCCTTCGGAGTTTGACAGGGTTTGGTAGGCTGGTAGGCCCCCTAGCCCTATCAGTGCTCTACAGGCCCCAGTCAGCACCTGAGGCTGACCCTAAAGTCATTTCGGGGAGAACCAGCTATCTCCGGGTTCGGTTAGCTTTTCACTCCTAACCCCAGCTCATCCGAGGGGTTTGCATCCCCCACCGGTTCGGGCCTCCACTGGGTTTCACCCCAGCTTCACCCTGGCCAGGGCTAGCTCACCCGGTTTCGGGTCCACGGCCGCGGACTAAACGCCCTGTTCGGACTCGGTTTCCCTACGCCTCCGCCTCAACGGCTTAAGCTCGCCCACGACCGTGAGTCGCCGGCTCATGCTTCAATAGGCACGCCGCAACCCTCAACGGGCCGCGACTGCTTGTAAGCCCACGGTTTCAGGCTCTATTTCACTCCCCTCCCGGGGTTCTTTTCACCTTTCCCTCACGGTACTGGTCCACTATCGGTCACCCGGAGTACTTAGCCTTAGGCGGTGGTCCGCCCAGATTCCCCCATGGCTCCACGAACCACAGGGTACTCGGGTACCCTCACCTATCCCCTCACCTTTCGCCTACAGGGCTTTCACCTTCTCTGGCGCTGCTTCCCAACAGCTTCGGCTAGGCTAGGGATTCGGTATCCGAGGGCCCCACTACCCCGCCCGGACAAGCCAGACGGTTTAGGCTAGTCCCCTTTCGCTCGCCGCTACTCAGGGAGTCGCTTTCGCTTTCCTCTCCTCTGGGTACTGAGATGTTTCAGTTCCCCAGGTTCCCCCCGCCAA encodes:
- a CDS encoding type IV pilus twitching motility protein PilT; translation: MPKNPDIVDLLTLAVERGASDLVITVGLPPMIKVDGEFHPTEYEPLSPQDTRRLMYALMDEKQQRIFEEEKELDFSFSLPGKGRYRVNVFLQRGSVGGVLRVVPAVIKSFEELGLPKNIAEIAMAPRGLVLVTGPTGSGKSTTLASMIDYINERKPVHIVTIEDPIEFFHRHKKAIINQREIGADTHGFHKALRSVLRQAPDVILVGEMRDYETIAAAITAAETGHLVMGTLHTNSAPETIDRIIDVFPENQQEQVRVQLSNNLVAVLTQQLLPKAFGGGRVLAYELMIATPAVRALIREGKSHQLRSVIQTGGQYGMITMDACLADLYKRKLITYELGLARAVDPKEFMRLAGVQEGAKR
- the gatB gene encoding Asp-tRNA(Asn)/Glu-tRNA(Gln) amidotransferase subunit GatB, with product MYEAVIGLEVHLHLKTRTKAFCGCQADYFGAEPNTHVCPICLGLPGTLPVPNRKAVEFGLRLALALGSRVPEKLLFHRKNYFYPDLPKNYQISQYNLPLGEGGALPLGGRKVRIKRLHLEEDAGKSLHLEGRTLLDLNRAGSPLLELVTEPDLTTPEEARLFLQRIQALVQTLGISEASPEEGKLRADVNVSVRRAGEPLGTKVEIKNLNSFKSVQRALEYEIRRQTEILRRGEKVKQATLGFEEGSGKTYPMRTKEEEADYRYFPEPDIPPIPIPRPWVEEIRANLPELPWEKEARYRSLGIKEKDAEVLAYTPSLARFLDRALALGEASPQALANWLLADVAGLLNEQGLTLEETRLTPEGLSRLVALFERGEITSRVAKALLPEVLEGQDPEALVRERGLRVVADEAALKGVVAEVIAAMPEAAESVRQGKLKALDALVGQVMRRTKGQARPDLVRRLLQEALGVG
- the pilB gene encoding type IV pilus assembly ATPase PilB, with the translated sequence MSVLTIGDKRLGAILLDAGLLTDEELQLALEKHREVGGSLAEVIVESGLLSERRIAQAIEDHFGIPLVELHQLEIPPKVKALLPAEKAKELGAIPFALDEEAGVVRVAFVNPLDTLALEEVEDLTGLVVEPYQTTKSAFQYALAKNYPELGLPLPPPPTGPSQGELRLGEFLLEKGLIDRETLEEALVEQERTGDLLGQILVRKGLSEEVLYRTLAEQKGLEFLPSTEGLTPDPAATALLLRSDALRYSAVPVAIREGKVEVVLADPRHKQAVEELLGRPARFYLTLSKAWEALFHQAYPEKGRIGEVLVQEGRLSREHLREALEVQKRLPKAKPLGEILVELGLARPEDVEEALKKQRQGGGRLEDTLVQSGKLKPEALAQAVAHQLGYPYIDPQENPPDPGAALLLPEDLARRYGVFPHHLEGKTLVLLMKDPRNILALDDVRLALKRKGLGYEVTPAVATEAAIVKLIERFYGKEELGELAKELSKGYQAEEEALTTELDESAAQRFVKQVIREAYLQDASDIHIEPRQSDVLVRLRIDGTLRQYTTLSKGALGPVISVIKIMGGLNIAEKRLPQDGRVRYREGAIDADLRLSTLPTVYGEKAVMRLLKKAADIPEIEGLGFAPGVFERFQEVISKPYGIFLITGPTGSGKSFTTFSILKRIATPDKNTQTIEDPVEYEIPGINQTQVNPQAGLTFARALRAFLRQDPDIIMVGEIRDPETAKIATEAALTGHLVIATLHTNDAAQAITRLDEMGVELFNISAALIGVLSQRLVRRICEHCKVEVKPDPEVLRRLGIPEEEMQGAKLYKGTGCERCGGTGYKGRYAIHELLVVDDEIRHAIVAGKSATEIKEIARKKGMKTLREDGVYKALQGITTLEEVLARTIE
- the purM gene encoding phosphoribosylformylglycinamidine cyclo-ligase, which gives rise to MRYEEAGVHIEAKAEALRRAKAAIAATYTEEVLRGLGAFGGLFDARALKGMEHPVLVATTDGVGTKTLLALEAGDVSGLGFDLVNHSVNDLLCQGARPLFFLDYLAASRLEEPILAALLTSLAEACRTLSIPLLGGETAEMPGVYREGAWDVAGTLVGVVERSEILGPERVREGDVLLALPSSGPHTNGYSLIRKVVAGQDLLVPVPELGESLKEALLRPHRAYLKEFLRLKEGGVEIHAIAHITGGGLPENLPRALPEGLGAEIQRGSWPIPPIFPYLQRLGQIPEEEMYRVFNMGLGLILILPEGEAEKALALVEGYRVGRVVPGNGVRLL
- a CDS encoding YqeG family HAD IIIA-type phosphatase, which codes for MLFPREVLPSLLHLTPAWLEARGLKGVILDLDNTLLPYGEEVLPSEYAAWLSALKEAVPIYLLSNALPERFARVQRRLGLPGHAPALKPWLGFHKALRALGLPAREVAVVGDQVFTDILGGNLVGAYTVLVPPLREKEFFYTRFIRMLETPFRKPWGGSP
- a CDS encoding histidine phosphatase family protein, which encodes MKELWLIRHGETEWNVKKRFQGHLDVPLSPVGIGQAFRLAQRLARSRLAFDSLFSSDLRRAKETAEPLASVLGLPLRTTPLLREIDVGELAGLGREEAEARFPEFVRKAQEDPWHTPRPGGESMADLAQRLLTFWESLPPGRHLLVTHGGVIRAALKLALDLEGHAWRRVHIPNTSITRIQLPNREVLGVSDVAHLETWADWLSDESVQ